Genomic window (Tetrapisispora phaffii CBS 4417 chromosome 15, complete genome):
GGCACTACTCTTAGATAAGGAGGAATACCTATTTTTAGATGATCAACTAATGATTGAAGTAATGGATCATATCCTGAAAATAGCGCCATTTGATTTAGTGTTAAATGTATTTACAATGAAAGATATAGAATCGGCATTGATATCGAACAATACCAGCTTGATAAAATCAGCATTGAAAGTTATTGAACTTTCTTCTCCTAAAAGTATATTTGCTTCCTCCCCACTCTTTGATTTGGTACTgaaattgtatttttatgaAGAGACTGATTTGGACatcataaataaaatagaaaatttatttcgATCATTGTCATCAGATGAATTAGTTGCTAATAAGATacttgtaaataataagcCAGTTTTATTATCTATTAAAAAAGGTGCTGCgctaataaattattctAGAATGTTGGAACTATTAAGTATATTTGTTGTCCACATAAATCAAGCTACTTTTGATGAggaattatttataataacaCCAGAAGAAATTGCTAGCCTGGTCGacaaagatattttattttttattcagATTATTAactattattcaaaattactAGACGATCTCTTAATTGATGATTTCACGAGAGAAAGCAAAGACTGGATATATCAATACTTAGAACCTATTTTTAATGTGCTGGgtcaatattataaaaagagAGATGAGTATGTGGAAATTAAGTTATTTACTTTATCTTATTTGTTCcaaatatttagaaaagTTTCTTATTGGAATTAtgaaaattgttttaatttattagacAAACATTACCTAGAACTCAATTACCAAAACGAACATATAATAGATTTTCTGTCATTTGTTAATCCAAAGTATTTGTATGAGTATCATTCTGAAATTATCAAAGAATATGCAGATATTAAACCTTCTAGACTTTCAATTCTAAGAAATCTAGTCTCGAATgaaaaatcttttaatttaatcaaAGATAACTTTACAGCAGAGGATATTCTAAAAATGCCATATATGGAGCAAATGGTTTTATTGGAGCGTATGTCACAATATAAGTATTGTGtcaaatatatacttcACACCATGCCTACTATATTGGGTAATTTGGTTAATTTTAATGGGTTACATATTATTGAAACAGAAACCGTCGAACTGAGGGAGCAAACTATAGACAATTTAATACATTTCGACGTTGATCTTCTAGGTACTTGGTATGCTCCATTAGttgatgaattgaataaaataaaataccaTGGTATTGTAAAAGAAGTTCAGCCAAAAGTTGAGAGCATGTATTTATAAATGTAACTTCCTAGGTATTTCTCTTCatacaatattattttacaaaagTTATATAGCTATTgttttttccaatttttttaaacaaaAAGTATGACCTTAAAAAAGTTCTAAAAactatttataaaattacaCAACATCTTACATTAACCAAACCCtctataaatataatgaacCAGCTGAAACAATATCTCTATGTATTAGTTTGACTATAGtttccattttttcttctaatgcAGAATTACCAATTGTACGAGCGACATTGACAAGTTCGTTAACTAGCTCTTCTAATCTCTTAAACATTCTAATTAAGGAACCCTCGTATACATCGGTCATTTTACAAATTTGAGTGAATGTTGCACCTTTACACCATTCATAGACAACTTCCATCAGTTCGTGTCTAAAACTTTCAACATACTCCTTCTCAATAACTTCAATTTTGGAATCCTTCATAACCTTAGCAATTTTGGAGGCAACTTCTCTCATTGCTTTCAATGGTTCAGCTAATTCTGGTTTTAACCTTGGAGCTTCTTTACAACGCTCTTGGAAGGCAAAACATGACAGTAAGGCGGCAGCTTGTTCTGgttttaattcattgaaattaccattgaaaattaattcGGTTAATAACAACTCATCACCACTAGATATTTCACAGGCTACTCTACCCTTCAATTCGATGATATCACTTGGAGTAGAGAAACCTAATCTACGTAATACACGCTTCCTTCTACGTAAATCATCTAATTGTATAACAGCTTGTGattcattgatttttttcttcaatttcttcatgTCTTCATGCAAAGCAAATTTAATGCTAAATTTGTCATATAATTCACTTAATCTCACCGAATTTGCTAAAGGATTGCTATacaatttttcttctagaacaacaatttttttcaatagagtCTTGaaatcttcatcttcaatcttcatatttttaacagGATCAATTAATGGAACACCATCTGGGAATCTTCTCTTGActtcatttaatgattttgcAACTGTTTCTTTTTGGCCACTGGCTTTAATATCCTTTGGCATAAATAATCTTAAGTTACCAACAGATTTAATAGATTCTAATGTTATAGGAATAATTGCACAAATAGGTTGTTCACCTTTCACAATAGGACGGATACCTTCTGGTAATACTGGGTTAAATggtttaataatattaacagGAGCATTAGAATACATTGTGTTGACGACAACATTGACAATATAAGATTCGTGGTCAGAATAAACAACAGAGGTATCACGTTTGTTAACTCTCTTAACGAAATCAATAACAACAGCCCATCCATAATCTTGTTCACCACCAATATTAACATTAATTAATCTACCAGGTTGTAAGAAACTCAATAGGTTAGCTGGATGTGTGATAACGTGACGTAAATCTTCGTTATAGCCATCCAACGTTTTTCTGATATCATAGTATTCCCTTATATTTTCTTCGTCTTCAATGTATATTTCATCAGCTTTTTTTTCTAGCTCCAAATATGTCTTTTCCATGATTGGAACAGAGATAACATTTTGGAATTGATAAAAGGAATGCTCCAACATAAACTCAGGAGAGATACCTTCTACTCTCATTAGGTTCAAAATCATATTGTAACCTAAATGGAATGCGGAGTCCAATCTATCCGCTTGACCTTTAACCATCCCTTTAGCAACCTGAGGTTCCATTTTTTCATCGATCATCATAATAACAATACCACGATCATCTAAACCACGACGACCAGCACGTCCTGacatttgaatatattcaCCA
Coding sequences:
- the HSM3 gene encoding Hsm3p (similar to Saccharomyces cerevisiae HSM3 (YBR272C); ancestral locus Anc_1.333), whose protein sequence is MTEASETNTVVNIINETYIALETNPLPTNINSLLEKCLTNIRYLSSSPVNLDPLLRSIKALLLDKEEYLFLDDQLMIEVMDHILKIAPFDLVLNVFTMKDIESALISNNTSLIKSALKVIELSSPKSIFASSPLFDLVLKLYFYEETDLDIINKIENLFRSLSSDELVANKILVNNKPVLLSIKKGAALINYSRMLELLSIFVVHINQATFDEELFIITPEEIASLVDKDILFFIQIINYYSKLLDDLLIDDFTRESKDWIYQYLEPIFNVLGQYYKKRDEYVEIKLFTLSYLFQIFRKVSYWNYENCFNLLDKHYLELNYQNEHIIDFLSFVNPKYLYEYHSEIIKEYADIKPSRLSILRNLVSNEKSFNLIKDNFTAEDILKMPYMEQMVLLERMSQYKYCVKYILHTMPTILGNLVNFNGLHIIETETVELREQTIDNLIHFDVDLLGTWYAPLVDELNKIKYHGIVKEVQPKVESMYL
- the MTR4 gene encoding ATP-dependent RNA helicase MTR4 (similar to Saccharomyces cerevisiae MTR4 (YJL050W); ancestral locus Anc_1.332), with protein sequence MSNLFDVFDEDGNDIADIQIEELEEVDNNAVEDVETATQKRGLDSEEESEGSKDDDEDNSGKKLKHGDKLINEKKNTVVIPVVTDTFEQEESREVDVSTGLTNAATTQVEDDGKVKLKHQVRHQVALPPNYDYKPIGQHKRVNQARTYPFTLDPFQDTAISCIDRGESVLVSAHTSAGKTVVAEYAIAQSLRDKQRVIYTSPIKALSNQKYRELSAEFGDVGLMTGDITINPDAGCLVMTTEILRSMLYRGSEVMREVAWVVFDEVHYMRDKERGVVWEETIILLPDKVRYVFLSATIPNSMEFAEWICKIHSQPCHIVYTDFRPTPLQHYLFPAHGDGIYLVVDEKSTFREENFQKAMASISNGAGDDPNSAVAKGKKGQSFKGGASKGDAKGDIYKIVKMIWKKKYNPVIVFSFSKRDCEELALKMSKLDFNSEDEKDALSKIFNNAIALLPENDRELPQIKHILPLLRRGIGIHHSGLLPILKEVIEILFQEGFLKVLFATETFSIGLNMPAKTVVFTSVRKWDGKQFRWVSGGEYIQMSGRAGRRGLDDRGIVIMMIDEKMEPQVAKGMVKGQADRLDSAFHLGYNMILNLMRVEGISPEFMLEHSFYQFQNVISVPIMEKTYLELEKKADEIYIEDEENIREYYDIRKTLDGYNEDLRHVITHPANLLSFLQPGRLINVNIGGEQDYGWAVVIDFVKRVNKRDTSVVYSDHESYIVNVVVNTMYSNAPVNIIKPFNPVLPEGIRPIVKGEQPICAIIPITLESIKSVGNLRLFMPKDIKASGQKETVAKSLNEVKRRFPDGVPLIDPVKNMKIEDEDFKTLLKKIVVLEEKLYSNPLANSVRLSELYDKFSIKFALHEDMKKLKKKINESQAVIQLDDLRRRKRVLRRLGFSTPSDIIELKGRVACEISSGDELLLTELIFNGNFNELKPEQAAALLSCFAFQERCKEAPRLKPELAEPLKAMREVASKIAKVMKDSKIEVIEKEYVESFRHELMEVVYEWCKGATFTQICKMTDVYEGSLIRMFKRLEELVNELVNVARTIGNSALEEKMETIVKLIHRDIVSAGSLYL